The Candidatus Methanoperedens sp. genome includes a region encoding these proteins:
- a CDS encoding exosome subunit, which translates to MDINNITLRAIVQATESEDRVCTALSLFLFDSEIERIRTEGHFGNPITILQARITGKKCSQFIELLKSKLPESDLEKLKNERCERIDEDCCFHIRFHKQAAYNGKVQLATTTDTIAAEIKIKVYPAKREKALAVSETIF; encoded by the coding sequence ATGGATATAAATAATATCACACTTCGAGCAATTGTTCAGGCAACAGAAAGTGAAGACAGGGTATGTACTGCTCTGTCGCTTTTTCTTTTTGACAGCGAGATAGAAAGGATTAGAACGGAAGGGCATTTCGGGAATCCGATCACCATCCTCCAAGCGCGCATAACAGGAAAAAAATGCAGCCAATTTATTGAACTTCTAAAATCAAAGCTGCCAGAAAGTGATTTAGAAAAATTGAAAAATGAACGCTGTGAAAGGATAGACGAGGATTGTTGCTTTCATATCAGATTTCATAAACAGGCTGCATATAATGGGAAAGTACAATTGGCTACAACAACAGATACTATAGCGGCTGAGATCAAGATCAAGGTGTATCCTGCTAAACGGGAGAAAGCCCTGGCTGTTTCCGAAACGATTTTTTAG
- a CDS encoding AAA family ATPase has protein sequence MKLIAFVGMPASGKSEAAAVARRLSIPVVSMGDIVRQEAAKSGLSPTDENLGGTGTKLRREEGMDAIAKRCVPVIRSHDSPVVVVDGTRNIEEINYFKKEFGSDFLLIAIQAPFELRFERVKTRVRSDDMCSVEELRKRDEREKGWGLDKAIEIAEVSVNNTASLQKFRKEIEKKLRIL, from the coding sequence ATGAAACTTATTGCATTTGTCGGCATGCCGGCTTCCGGAAAATCGGAAGCGGCAGCTGTAGCAAGGCGCCTATCCATCCCTGTAGTCAGCATGGGCGATATTGTAAGACAGGAGGCTGCAAAGAGCGGACTGTCTCCCACAGACGAGAACCTTGGCGGAACGGGGACAAAGTTGCGCAGGGAAGAAGGAATGGATGCAATTGCAAAACGCTGTGTTCCTGTAATACGCTCGCATGACTCTCCTGTCGTAGTGGTTGATGGCACACGGAATATTGAGGAAATTAATTATTTCAAAAAGGAATTTGGGAGCGATTTTCTCCTTATAGCGATCCAGGCACCGTTCGAACTGCGGTTCGAAAGGGTAAAAACCCGTGTGCGTTCTGACGATATGTGCAGCGTTGAGGAATTAAGAAAACGCGATGAGCGCGAAAAGGGCTGGGGACTGGACAAGGCGATCGAAATAGCGGAAGTAAGTGTCAATAATACCGCATCCCTTCAAAAATTCCGCAAAGAAATAGAAAAAAAGCTCCGGATCTTATGA
- a CDS encoding 50S ribosomal protein L15e — MKSMYAYIRDAWKKPEESYVDELLWERRQEWRREPTVTRVEHPTRLDRARALGYKAKQGIVVARVKVRRGGRRKSRYVRGRRTKHMGVNKITPGKSIQSIAEERVARRFPNLQVLNSYWVGQDGKHKWYETILVDTSHPVIKSDKNLKWITNNTQKGRVFRGKTSAGRKGRGQSTKGRGTEKTRPSLSSHQNKGK, encoded by the coding sequence ATGAAATCAATGTATGCGTACATAAGAGACGCGTGGAAAAAACCGGAGGAGTCCTACGTTGATGAACTCCTTTGGGAAAGAAGGCAGGAATGGAGACGAGAGCCCACAGTGACAAGAGTGGAACACCCTACAAGGCTTGACAGGGCAAGGGCCCTGGGCTACAAGGCAAAACAGGGGATAGTCGTCGCACGTGTGAAAGTAAGAAGGGGCGGAAGGCGCAAGTCAAGATATGTGCGTGGGCGAAGAACAAAACACATGGGCGTGAACAAAATAACACCTGGAAAGAGCATCCAGAGCATAGCTGAAGAGCGCGTTGCAAGAAGATTTCCGAATTTGCAGGTTTTGAATAGCTACTGGGTTGGCCAGGACGGCAAGCATAAGTGGTACGAGACCATACTTGTGGATACAAGCCATCCCGTAATTAAAAGCGACAAGAACCTGAAATGGATAACGAATAATACCCAGAAAGGCCGTGTTTTCAGGGGAAAGACAAGTGCGGGCAGGAAAGGCAGAGGTCAGAGCACAAAAGGCAGAGGAACTGAAAAGACGAGACCGAGCTTAAGTTCGCACCAGAACAAAGGCAAATGA
- a CDS encoding glucose-6-phosphate isomerase has protein sequence METILEYGIKKVRPTVRMLFEMKDVIYDKEWLSRANDFELYYMYRELSLSKNDAITMREHGLRYDITVIPPRMLGCEFVKTAGHYHPIVPGTDITFPEIYEVLSGEANYMMQRSEDDKIKDVIMIRAKQGDKVVIPPGYGHLTINASNRILKMANWVATDFESIYSPMKEKGGGAYYQLQQGMIKNPRYDHVPEIRFFGPTNLKELGFTRNKEMYGLVRDIRKLEFLTRPQDYGLLFEEIYGM, from the coding sequence ATGGAAACCATTCTGGAATACGGGATAAAGAAGGTCAGGCCCACAGTAAGAATGCTGTTTGAAATGAAAGACGTCATTTACGATAAGGAATGGCTTTCCAGGGCGAACGATTTTGAATTATATTACATGTATCGCGAGTTGTCACTGAGTAAAAATGATGCGATAACAATGAGAGAACATGGACTGAGGTATGATATTACGGTCATTCCGCCGCGGATGTTGGGATGCGAATTCGTGAAAACGGCTGGGCATTATCATCCAATAGTACCAGGGACCGATATAACATTTCCAGAAATATATGAAGTCTTGAGCGGGGAAGCAAATTATATGATGCAGAGATCAGAAGATGATAAAATAAAAGATGTTATAATGATAAGAGCAAAACAGGGGGATAAAGTTGTTATCCCTCCGGGTTACGGCCATCTTACTATCAATGCATCGAACAGAATACTTAAAATGGCTAACTGGGTTGCTACGGATTTTGAATCGATATATTCACCGATGAAGGAGAAGGGGGGTGGAGCATATTATCAGCTTCAACAGGGGATGATTAAGAACCCCCGTTATGATCATGTGCCAGAGATACGTTTTTTTGGCCCCACAAATTTAAAGGAACTGGGATTTACAAGAAATAAGGAGATGTACGGGCTTGTGAGGGATATCAGGAAACTTGAGTTTTTAACAAGACCTCAGGATTACGGATTGTTGTTTGAAGAAATATACGGGATGTGA
- the ccsA gene encoding cytochrome c biogenesis protein CcsA yields MKKKAYSDYLVKCLYINTALYVLGFIFLIWFHIQIYTAVLIEYPAILRQMIPVENSRFVIPLWIESEKLYFWAMTTSIFAMTIRRKDIISFLSLVLALFSIIIYFFSNPFKDPLPILNSEITAWYAGQVSGDVSIFQIAGTLYGRIEYYYNSTYMWLHPPMLFIAYASLIITFAACVYMLLRRDTLYDDIAYGFAKPGYILLTMGMLIGYPWAVEAWKDSAWWWDPKISGSIMMWVLYSAYLHAHIYVGKAKMWNVTACLGIICFASLIFTYLLTYIVPGIHSVVQP; encoded by the coding sequence GTGAAAAAAAAGGCATATTCTGATTATTTAGTAAAATGTCTGTACATTAACACCGCTCTCTATGTCCTTGGTTTTATTTTTCTAATCTGGTTCCACATACAAATATACACTGCTGTTTTGATCGAATATCCGGCGATTTTGAGGCAGATGATACCTGTTGAGAACAGCAGGTTTGTCATACCATTGTGGATAGAATCTGAAAAACTGTATTTTTGGGCGATGACGACCTCGATCTTTGCAATGACAATCCGAAGGAAAGACATCATTTCCTTTCTTAGCCTGGTATTGGCTCTTTTTTCGATAATAATTTATTTTTTCTCAAATCCTTTTAAAGACCCTCTACCGATACTGAACAGCGAAATTACTGCGTGGTATGCCGGCCAGGTTTCAGGAGATGTGAGCATCTTTCAAATCGCTGGAACCCTTTATGGGCGCATAGAATATTACTATAATTCAACCTATATGTGGCTTCATCCGCCAATGCTGTTCATCGCATATGCATCACTCATAATTACCTTTGCAGCATGCGTTTACATGCTGTTGCGCCGTGACACGCTATATGATGATATCGCGTACGGGTTTGCAAAGCCGGGCTACATTTTGCTTACGATGGGAATGCTCATAGGCTATCCATGGGCTGTCGAAGCTTGGAAAGACAGCGCCTGGTGGTGGGACCCCAAAATCAGCGGCTCTATCATGATGTGGGTGCTTTACAGCGCATACCTGCATGCTCACATATATGTAGGTAAAGCAAAAATGTGGAACGTTACTGCCTGCCTTGGCATAATCTGTTTTGCATCATTGATATTTACGTATCTGCTCACTTATATCGTCCCGGGAATACACTCGGTGGTGCAGCCATGA
- a CDS encoding nucleotidyltransferase domain-containing protein gives MHKICRIDISRSKELLGKIDGFVEKLASNIDIKKVYMFGSVARNDFNKGSDIDLAIIGDFRERFLDRTDKILEMTELPIEPLCYTEQEF, from the coding sequence ATGCATAAAATATGCAGAATCGATATTAGTAGAAGTAAGGAACTTCTTGGCAAGATAGATGGGTTTGTTGAGAAACTTGCTTCTAATATCGATATTAAAAAGGTCTATATGTTCGGTTCAGTGGCGCGCAATGACTTTAATAAAGGGAGCGATATCGACCTTGCTATCATAGGTGATTTCAGAGAACGCTTTTTAGACCGCACTGATAAAATTCTTGAAATGACAGAGCTGCCGATAGAACCGCTGTGCTATACGGAACAAGAATTTTAA
- a CDS encoding DUF2098 family protein gives MSEIEAFDSTGSPLQVGSVVLYSATGTKGTVTEIMSDKDGTWALIDKTNLYYKTEVLETVRRIEDKELLEKEFTREEISETLEKHKEASKAEMSDVSLESGG, from the coding sequence ATGAGTGAAATAGAGGCATTTGACTCAACCGGGAGCCCTTTGCAGGTGGGAAGCGTTGTGCTCTACAGTGCAACAGGGACAAAAGGCACTGTTACTGAAATAATGTCTGATAAGGACGGGACGTGGGCTCTTATCGACAAGACCAACCTCTATTATAAAACCGAAGTCCTGGAAACTGTAAGGAGAATTGAAGATAAAGAACTCCTGGAAAAAGAATTCACTCGTGAAGAAATAAGTGAAACGTTGGAAAAGCATAAGGAAGCCTCTAAAGCGGAAATGAGTGACGTCAGCTTGGAGAGCGGCGGTTAA
- a CDS encoding sigma factor-like helix-turn-helix DNA-binding protein: protein MGLPPTKRHLIELLHKFKLTYEQVGKYSGIPTERIKAIKKGEEPTPEECIKIKEVAYSLSQLLQKDTGETMD from the coding sequence ATGGGACTTCCACCAACAAAACGACATTTGATAGAATTACTCCATAAATTTAAACTTACTTATGAACAGGTAGGCAAATACTCCGGGATTCCGACAGAAAGAATCAAAGCAATCAAGAAAGGTGAAGAACCTACCCCCGAAGAATGTATTAAAATAAAAGAAGTCGCATATTCTCTTTCCCAGCTTCTCCAGAAAGACACTGGCGAAACAATGGATTAA
- a CDS encoding proteasome-activating nucleotidase has translation MEDAMAKSPAVGSAIKNDGEIELKELQETVESLKNQIKEMHSRLLEAAVLNNKYVQTIQDYQKQIEQLKKPPLFICTVVELFDDMALLRQHGSNQEIITKIPDEIKPDMEAGGRVAVTGNLSIVKVFSRSADVRARVMELIEAPDVDYNMIGGLQKQIEEVIETLELPLTNPELFIEVGIEPPHGILLYGPPGTGKTLIAKAVAHRAKATFIRMSGTELVQKYIGEGARLVRDVFDIAREKAPSIVFIDEIDAVGSRRTYDGTTGSSEVNRTMVQLLAELDGFDKRGDVKIVAATNRIDLLDPALLRPGRFDRIIEIPLPNAEGRLEIFKIQSRNMKLEDVDLNELVELTEGLSGADLKAIVTEAGMFVIRRKGKAVTMSDFKDAYNKMIVKETKEEVAGMFV, from the coding sequence ATGGAAGATGCAATGGCAAAAAGTCCTGCTGTGGGCAGCGCAATAAAAAACGATGGCGAGATTGAATTAAAAGAATTGCAGGAGACCGTAGAATCCCTTAAAAACCAGATAAAGGAGATGCATTCGCGATTACTTGAGGCAGCCGTTCTGAATAATAAATATGTTCAAACGATACAGGATTATCAGAAGCAGATTGAGCAGTTGAAGAAACCGCCCCTGTTCATCTGCACCGTAGTGGAACTTTTTGATGATATGGCGCTGTTAAGGCAGCATGGCAGCAATCAGGAAATTATTACAAAAATACCCGATGAAATAAAGCCGGATATGGAAGCAGGAGGACGTGTCGCTGTTACAGGAAATCTTTCAATCGTCAAAGTATTTTCACGATCCGCCGACGTCAGGGCACGCGTGATGGAACTGATAGAAGCCCCGGACGTCGATTACAATATGATAGGCGGCCTGCAGAAGCAGATAGAGGAAGTTATCGAAACCCTTGAGCTTCCCCTAACAAATCCTGAGCTTTTTATTGAAGTTGGGATCGAACCCCCTCATGGCATCCTGCTTTACGGCCCTCCCGGTACAGGAAAAACACTCATTGCCAAAGCCGTGGCGCACAGGGCTAAGGCCACTTTTATCAGGATGAGCGGGACAGAGCTTGTTCAAAAATACATCGGAGAGGGAGCAAGGCTTGTAAGAGATGTATTCGATATTGCACGTGAAAAAGCCCCGAGTATCGTTTTTATTGATGAGATAGATGCCGTTGGAAGCCGGCGAACTTACGACGGCACCACCGGCTCTTCCGAAGTCAACAGGACCATGGTTCAGTTGCTTGCAGAACTCGATGGCTTCGATAAGCGCGGGGATGTTAAAATCGTTGCGGCTACGAACCGCATCGATCTTCTTGATCCGGCACTATTGCGGCCCGGAAGGTTTGACAGGATAATAGAGATACCCCTGCCGAATGCTGAAGGGCGCCTGGAAATATTCAAGATACAATCACGAAATATGAAGCTGGAGGACGTTGACCTGAATGAACTTGTGGAATTGACTGAAGGTTTAAGCGGGGCCGATCTAAAGGCAATCGTCACCGAGGCAGGAATGTTTGTAATCAGGCGAAAAGGTAAAGCCGTCACAATGTCAGACTTCAAGGACGCCTATAACAAGATGATAGTCAAAGAAACAAAAGAAGAAGTTGCAGGGATGTTCGTTTAA
- a CDS encoding TATA-box-binding protein, translated as MSKSTEPIKTIKIENVVASTGIGAKLDLNEVIRILEGADYNKERFPGVVYRTASPKTAALIFGSGKIVCTGAKSIEDVSSGLTKVFEKLKAMGVSIPKKPEITIQNIVASADLGTVLNLNAIAIGLGLENIEYEPEQFPGLVYRLSNPKVVMLLFGSGKLVVTGGKKPEDAVAAVEKIVEELDGLGLL; from the coding sequence ATGTCAAAATCAACAGAACCAATAAAAACGATAAAGATTGAGAATGTAGTTGCATCAACGGGTATAGGGGCAAAACTTGACCTTAATGAAGTCATCAGGATTCTTGAAGGGGCGGATTATAATAAAGAACGGTTCCCCGGAGTGGTTTACAGGACCGCTTCCCCAAAAACTGCAGCTCTCATTTTCGGAAGCGGGAAAATCGTATGTACCGGGGCCAAGAGCATCGAGGACGTGAGCAGCGGGCTCACAAAGGTTTTTGAAAAATTAAAAGCTATGGGAGTTTCCATCCCGAAGAAGCCAGAGATCACGATACAGAATATCGTGGCATCTGCAGACCTCGGGACAGTGCTTAACCTGAATGCCATCGCCATTGGTCTTGGGCTTGAGAATATAGAATATGAGCCTGAGCAGTTCCCGGGTCTCGTGTACAGGTTATCAAATCCCAAGGTTGTCATGCTGCTCTTCGGTTCCGGAAAACTCGTGGTCACAGGAGGTAAGAAACCCGAGGATGCCGTTGCCGCTGTGGAGAAGATCGTGGAAGAGCTTGATGGGCTGGGGCTGCTGTAG